From one Cyprinus carpio isolate SPL01 chromosome B3, ASM1834038v1, whole genome shotgun sequence genomic stretch:
- the LOC109082945 gene encoding uncharacterized protein LOC109082945 isoform X2 gives MDEPLRMNSRHDAILLKEGPLMLYRLNTERKYIDGTDKKVRQWTYGRRDRNKLNKVILMVGQTGTGKTTIINTMVNYLLGVKFEDQEFYYITEENEDKDQSQSQTSEITVYEVFVEENPTSLTIIDTPGYADTEGYEKDRELSESLIRLFSDEDGIHYIDAVCFVMKASDNRLSEKEFYIFHSVLSLFGRDIGDNIVFLLTYSSGCPPEDALNAIKKAEIPCRRDENNEPVYFLFNNQQKVQRDQKYKRALKSAWEMGEESINELFTLLDEKNRKRVQMTLNVLKERRQLEACVSNLVDKISEKELKTNELNGIQEALRQNRDKIGNCENFEFTVHESNVKDSTNKTEIEQKIINDLEEIKIEKSKLLNEAYVTITRLSEIALKADSAFTLQHVDFLILRLKEEGKDEWMKNLEDMKKAGEQKKNKGAVDYLMAFGKHFFWG, from the exons CTCACGTCATGATGCCATACTTTTGAAAGAAGGTCCTCTAATGCTTTACCGTCtgaacacagaaagaaaatatattgatgGGACTGATAAAAAGGTCAGACAGTGGACATATGGACGAAGAGACAGAAACAAACTGAACAAAGTCATACTGATGGTGGGACAAACTGGCACTGGGAAAACAACCATTATCAACACCATGGTCAACTACTTACTGGGAGTGAAGTTTGAGGATCAAGAGTTTTATTATATCACAGAAGAAAATGAAGATAAAGATCAGTCACAATCCCAGACATCTGAGATCACTGTTTATGAGGTGTTTGTTGAAGAAAACCCAACATCTCTGACCATCATTGACACTCCTGGATACGCAGATACTGAAGGATACGAGAAAGACAGAGAGCTTTCTGAGTCTCTGATCAGATTATTTTCAGATGAGGATGGGATTCATTATATTGATGCAGTGTGTTTTGTGATGAAGGCATCTGATAATCGACTCTCTGAAAAAGAGTTTTACATCTTTCACTCAGTTCTGTCTCTGTTTGGTAGAGATATAGGGGACAACATAGTGTTTCTACTCACATATTCATCTGGATGTCCTCCAGAAGATGCTCTTAATGCCATTAAAAAAGCAGAAATACCCTGCAGAAGAGATGAAAACAATGAACCTGTTTACTTCTTATTCAACAACCAGCAGAAAGTGCAAAGAGATCAAAAGTACAAGAGAGCCTTGAAATCAGCCTGGGAAATGGGAGAAGAAAGCATAAATGAGTTGTTCACACTCCTAgatgaaaagaacagaaaaagagtTCAGATGACATTAAATGTTCTGAAAGAGCGAAGACAACTTGAGGCCTGTGTCTCTAATCTGGTGGATAAAATCTCTGAGAAGGAGCTAAAAACTAATGAACTGAATGGGATTCAGGAAGCCCTTAGACAGAACAGAGACAAGATTGGGAATTGCGAAAACTTTGAGTTTACAGTCC ATGAAAGTAATGTGAAAGACTCTacgaataaaacagaaatagaacaaaaaattATCAATGATCTGGAGGAGATTAAAATCGAAAAGTCCAAACTGCTGAATGAAGCTTATGTTACCATCACGCGTCTGTCTGAGATCGCATTAAAAGCAGACAGCGCTTTCACTCTTCAACACGTGGATTTCTTGATTCTCAGACTGAAGGAGGAGGGCAAAGATGAATGGATGAAGAATTTGGAGGATATGAAAAAAGCTGGAGAACAGAAGAAGAACAAGGGGGCTGTGGATTATTTGATGGCTTTTGGCAAACACTTTTTTTGGGGCTAA
- the LOC109082945 gene encoding uncharacterized protein LOC109082945 isoform X1: MDEPLRMNSRHDAILLKEGPLMLYRLNTERKYIDGTDKKVRQWTYGRRDRNKLNKVILMVGQTGTGKTTIINTMVNYLLGVKFEDQEFYYITEENEDKDQSQSQTSEITVYEVFVEENPTSLTIIDTPGYADTEGYEKDRELSESLIRLFSDEDGIHYIDAVCFVMKASDNRLSEKEFYIFHSVLSLFGRDIGDNIVFLLTYSSGCPPEDALNAIKKAEIPCRRDENNEPVYFLFNNQQKVQRDQKYKRALKSAWEMGEESINELFTLLDEKNRKRVQMTLNVLKERRQLEACVSNLVDKISEKELKTNELNGIQEALRQNRDKIGNCENFEFTVQRAVREKVSIENEWWWNSKATCCSVCKENCHEWHCSWAKDPSTCWVMKNNHCTVCTKKCHHEKHVKEGKKYVTNIKEVIMTFDELKKEYEDTEETTVKAFDKAIFENTKKSYESNVKDSTNKTEIEQKIINDLEEIKIEKSKLLNEAYVTITRLSEIALKADSAFTLQHVDFLILRLKEEGKDEWMKNLEDMKKAGEQKKNKGAVDYLMAFGKHFFWG, translated from the coding sequence CTCACGTCATGATGCCATACTTTTGAAAGAAGGTCCTCTAATGCTTTACCGTCtgaacacagaaagaaaatatattgatgGGACTGATAAAAAGGTCAGACAGTGGACATATGGACGAAGAGACAGAAACAAACTGAACAAAGTCATACTGATGGTGGGACAAACTGGCACTGGGAAAACAACCATTATCAACACCATGGTCAACTACTTACTGGGAGTGAAGTTTGAGGATCAAGAGTTTTATTATATCACAGAAGAAAATGAAGATAAAGATCAGTCACAATCCCAGACATCTGAGATCACTGTTTATGAGGTGTTTGTTGAAGAAAACCCAACATCTCTGACCATCATTGACACTCCTGGATACGCAGATACTGAAGGATACGAGAAAGACAGAGAGCTTTCTGAGTCTCTGATCAGATTATTTTCAGATGAGGATGGGATTCATTATATTGATGCAGTGTGTTTTGTGATGAAGGCATCTGATAATCGACTCTCTGAAAAAGAGTTTTACATCTTTCACTCAGTTCTGTCTCTGTTTGGTAGAGATATAGGGGACAACATAGTGTTTCTACTCACATATTCATCTGGATGTCCTCCAGAAGATGCTCTTAATGCCATTAAAAAAGCAGAAATACCCTGCAGAAGAGATGAAAACAATGAACCTGTTTACTTCTTATTCAACAACCAGCAGAAAGTGCAAAGAGATCAAAAGTACAAGAGAGCCTTGAAATCAGCCTGGGAAATGGGAGAAGAAAGCATAAATGAGTTGTTCACACTCCTAgatgaaaagaacagaaaaagagtTCAGATGACATTAAATGTTCTGAAAGAGCGAAGACAACTTGAGGCCTGTGTCTCTAATCTGGTGGATAAAATCTCTGAGAAGGAGCTAAAAACTAATGAACTGAATGGGATTCAGGAAGCCCTTAGACAGAACAGAGACAAGATTGGGAATTGCGAAAACTTTGAGTTTACAGTCCAAAGAGCTGTGAGAGAAAAAGTgtccattgaaaatgaatggtggTGGAACAGTAAGGCAACTTGCTGCTCCGTCTGTAAAGAAAACTGTCATGAGTGGCACTGCAGCTGGGCAAAAGATCCCTCAACATGTTGGGTCATGAAAAACAACCACTGCACTGTGTGTACAAAGAAGTGTCATCACGAAAAACATgtcaaagagggaaaaaaatatgtgACAAATATTAAGGAAGTCATTATGACATTTGATGAGCTCAAAAAGGAGTATGAAGACACTGAAGAAACAACTGTAAAAGCCTTTGACAAAGCAAtatttgaaaacacaaaaaagagcTATGAAAGTAATGTGAAAGACTCTacgaataaaacagaaatagaacaaaaaattATCAATGATCTGGAGGAGATTAAAATCGAAAAGTCCAAACTGCTGAATGAAGCTTATGTTACCATCACGCGTCTGTCTGAGATCGCATTAAAAGCAGACAGCGCTTTCACTCTTCAACACGTGGATTTCTTGATTCTCAGACTGAAGGAGGAGGGCAAAGATGAATGGATGAAGAATTTGGAGGATATGAAAAAAGCTGGAGAACAGAAGAAGAACAAGGGGGCTGTGGATTATTTGATGGCTTTTGGCAAACACTTTTTTTGGGGCTAA